The following are encoded in a window of Sminthopsis crassicaudata isolate SCR6 chromosome 3, ASM4859323v1, whole genome shotgun sequence genomic DNA:
- the RPL31 gene encoding large ribosomal subunit protein eL31 — MAPAKKGGEKKKGRSAINEVVTREYTINIHKRIHGVGFKKRAPRALKEIRKFAMKEMGTPDVRIDTRLNKAVWAKGIRNVPYRIRVRLSRKRNEDEDSPNKLYTLVTYVPVTTFKSLQTVNVDEN; from the exons ATGGCTCCCGCAAAGAAAggtggagagaagaagaaggggcGTTCTGCCATCAACGAGGTGGTGACCAGAGAGTACACGATCAACATTCACAAGAGGATCCATGGAGT aGGCTTCAAAAAACGAGCTCCTCGGGCTCTGAAGGAAATCCGCAAATTTGCCATGAAAGAAATGGGAACCCCAGATGTACGCATTGATACAAGACTTAACAAAGCTGTTTGGGCCAAAGGAATAAG GAATGTCCCATACCGTATCCGAGTGCGTTTGTCCAGAAAACGCAATGAGGATGAAGATTCACCAAATAAGCTGTATACGTTGGTTACTTACGTGCCTGTCACCACTTTCAAAA GCTTACAGACAGTCAATGTGGATGAAAACTAA